Proteins co-encoded in one Anabas testudineus chromosome 8, fAnaTes1.2, whole genome shotgun sequence genomic window:
- the LOC113159762 gene encoding gap junction gamma-1 protein isoform X2 — MSWSFLTRLLEEIHNHSTFVGKLWLTVLIVFRIVLTAVGGESIYYDEQSKFVCNSGQPGCENVCYDAFAPLSHVRFWVFQIILVAMPSLMYMGYAVNKIARLDETKGGGGSAAVRTGGGGYTHRKPRKICFGARQHRGIEETEEDQEDDPMIYEVPEIEPPKRPRDPLQPTPRPKVRHDGRKRIRDEGLMRVYVLQLVTRTVLEAGFLAGQYLLYGFRVTPVFVCSGKPCPHSVDCFVSRPTEKTIFLRIMYGVTVLCLTLNVWEMLHLGIGSICDILRRRRVGGDEAADYVGYPFSWNTPSAPPGYNIVVKPEQMPYTDLSNAKMACKQNRANIAQEEQQQFGSNEDNFPTGGEARVALNKDMIQQAHEQLEAAIQAYSQQHRPQPQKERKHRFKHGKAGSSGGGSSSNSSSSKSGEGKPSVWI, encoded by the exons ATGAGCTGGAGCTTCCTCACGCGGCTGCTGGAGGAGATCCACAACCACTCCACCTTCGTGGGGAAGCTGTGGCTCACCGTGCTCATCGTCTTCCGCATTGTTCTCACTGCCGTTGGGGGAGAGTCCATCTACTATGATGAACAGAGCAAGTTTGTCTGCAACTCGGGACAGCCAGGTTGTGAGAATGTCTGCTACGACGCTTTTGCCCCTTTATCTCATGTACGCTTCTGGGTCTTCCAGATCATCTTGGTGGCAATGCCTTCTTTAATGTACATGGGTTATGCTGTAAACAAGATTGCACGGTTAGATGAAACCAAAGGAGGAGGTGgatctgctgctgtcagaacaggaggaggaggttacacacacaggaagccCAGAAAAATCTGCTTTGGAGCACGACAGCACCGGGGCATTGAGGAGACCGAAGAGGACCAGGAGGATGATCCCATGATCTACGAGGTGCCAGAGATCGAACCCCCGAAAAGGCCACGAGATCCCCTGCAACCGACACCCAGACCCAAAGTTCGGCACGATGGGCGCAAACGCATTCGTGATGAAGGGCTGATGCGGGTCTATGTTCTGCAGCTGGTGACTCGCACAGTGCTAGAAGCAGGATTCCTTGCAGGCCAGTACTTGCTGTACGGGTTCCGTGTCactccagtgtttgtgtgctcgGGGAAACCTTGTCCCCACAGTGTTGACTGTTTTGTGTCACGCCCTACTGAAAAGACGATCTTCCTGCGCATCATGTATGGTGTCACTGTCCTCTGCCTCACGCTCAATGTTTGGGAGATGCTCCATTTGGGGATTGGTTCCATCTGTGACATTCTTCGCCGTCGGC GAGTGGGTGGAGATGAGGCTGCTGATTATGTGGGTTACCCTTTCTCATGGAACACCCCATCAGCTCCACCTGGCTACAACATTGTAGTCAAACCTGAGCAGATGCCCTACACGGACCTTAGCAATGCTAAGATGGCGTGCAAGCAGAATCGAGCAAACATCGCCcaagaggagcagcagcagtttggcaGCAATGAGGATAACTTTCCCACTGGAGGAGAGGCCCGTGTGGCTCTGAACAAAGACATGATCCAGCAAGCTCACGAGCAACTGGAGGCAGCCATCCAGGCCTACAGTCAACAGCACCGG
- the LOC113159762 gene encoding gap junction gamma-1 protein isoform X1 codes for MSWSFLTRLLEEIHNHSTFVGKLWLTVLIVFRIVLTAVGGESIYYDEQSKFVCNSGQPGCENVCYDAFAPLSHVRFWVFQIILVAMPSLMYMGYAVNKIARLDETKGGGGSAAVRTGGGGYTHRKPRKICFGARQHRGIEETEEDQEDDPMIYEVPEIEPPKRPRDPLQPTPRPKVRHDGRKRIRDEGLMRVYVLQLVTRTVLEAGFLAGQYLLYGFRVTPVFVCSGKPCPHSVDCFVSRPTEKTIFLRIMYGVTVLCLTLNVWEMLHLGIGSICDILRRRRCPPQEDEYQLGLLGTNGGVEGSVGGAGPEPGSEGGVGGDEAADYVGYPFSWNTPSAPPGYNIVVKPEQMPYTDLSNAKMACKQNRANIAQEEQQQFGSNEDNFPTGGEARVALNKDMIQQAHEQLEAAIQAYSQQHRAEEQLGDNQDDKPQSNIIQAQPQPQPQPQKERKHRFKHGKAGSSGGGSSSNSSSSKSGEGKPSVWI; via the coding sequence ATGAGCTGGAGCTTCCTCACGCGGCTGCTGGAGGAGATCCACAACCACTCCACCTTCGTGGGGAAGCTGTGGCTCACCGTGCTCATCGTCTTCCGCATTGTTCTCACTGCCGTTGGGGGAGAGTCCATCTACTATGATGAACAGAGCAAGTTTGTCTGCAACTCGGGACAGCCAGGTTGTGAGAATGTCTGCTACGACGCTTTTGCCCCTTTATCTCATGTACGCTTCTGGGTCTTCCAGATCATCTTGGTGGCAATGCCTTCTTTAATGTACATGGGTTATGCTGTAAACAAGATTGCACGGTTAGATGAAACCAAAGGAGGAGGTGgatctgctgctgtcagaacaggaggaggaggttacacacacaggaagccCAGAAAAATCTGCTTTGGAGCACGACAGCACCGGGGCATTGAGGAGACCGAAGAGGACCAGGAGGATGATCCCATGATCTACGAGGTGCCAGAGATCGAACCCCCGAAAAGGCCACGAGATCCCCTGCAACCGACACCCAGACCCAAAGTTCGGCACGATGGGCGCAAACGCATTCGTGATGAAGGGCTGATGCGGGTCTATGTTCTGCAGCTGGTGACTCGCACAGTGCTAGAAGCAGGATTCCTTGCAGGCCAGTACTTGCTGTACGGGTTCCGTGTCactccagtgtttgtgtgctcgGGGAAACCTTGTCCCCACAGTGTTGACTGTTTTGTGTCACGCCCTACTGAAAAGACGATCTTCCTGCGCATCATGTATGGTGTCACTGTCCTCTGCCTCACGCTCAATGTTTGGGAGATGCTCCATTTGGGGATTGGTTCCATCTGTGACATTCTTCGCCGTCGGCGTTGCCCTCCGCAGGAGGATGAGTACCAGTTGGGCTTGTTGGGCACCAATGGGGGTGTGGAGGGCTCAGTGGGGGGGGCAGGGCCAGAGCCAGGGTCGGAGGGAGGAGTGGGTGGAGATGAGGCTGCTGATTATGTGGGTTACCCTTTCTCATGGAACACCCCATCAGCTCCACCTGGCTACAACATTGTAGTCAAACCTGAGCAGATGCCCTACACGGACCTTAGCAATGCTAAGATGGCGTGCAAGCAGAATCGAGCAAACATCGCCcaagaggagcagcagcagtttggcaGCAATGAGGATAACTTTCCCACTGGAGGAGAGGCCCGTGTGGCTCTGAACAAAGACATGATCCAGCAAGCTCACGAGCAACTGGAGGCAGCCATCCAGGCCTACAGTCAACAGCACCGGGCAGAGGAGCAGCTTGGGGACAACCAGGACGACAAGCCCCAGAGTAACATCATCCAGGCCCAACCTCAACCACA